In Thermus thermamylovorans, the genomic stretch CTCGAGAGGCTTAAGAAACTGGTTCGCCGCACGGCTCACCAGGAGGAAGGCCAAAGCGGCCACCCCCAGGGCCAGCCAGGCGCCCAGGACCAAAAGGTGGGCCAGCTTCTGCCAGAGGGGGGTTTCGGGAAAGGCTAAGGCCAAGGCACCCACAGAGCCATCCCCGATGGGGCTACGGTAAAGCCTATAGATTTCCCCTTGGAAACGGAAGCGACCCTTTAGGGTTTTTAGATTCAGGGGAAACCCGCCCGGGAAGGTGTGCACCATCACCTCTCCCTTGGGGCCTAGGACAAACCCCAGCACGCCTTCTGCCACCAGGGACTCCAGCTGGCGGAAAACGGCATAGAGGTCGTTGACCAAGAGGTCCTCTTCCAGTTGCCGGGCCAGGTAGAGGGTCTGGGCTTTGCCCCGGGCCTCGAGGCTGGCCTCCAGGCCTGTCTTCACCAGGAAGAAAGCGGTTCCCCCGAGTCCGAGCCCCAGGAAGAGCATGCCCAGAGCGAAGGTCGCCAGCAGGCGCGTACGGAAGCTTCCCTTCATGTCTAGAACCCCAACAGGAAGCGGCGATACTCAGCGTCGCTAGCGGAAGCGAAGCCGGCTATTCCCGCTTCCGGAAGCTGTCCAGCTTCCTCCAAGCGTTTTAGGATCTCCCGCTTGAGCTCAGGAGCTACACCCTTCCGCACTACCACGGGTGGGGGTGGATCCTCGGGTCCTTCCCAGATGACCCGGATCTTTTCCTTGAGCCCGGCGTCCTTTCGTATCATAGCATCCAGCACCATTCCGTCCACCGCTGCGGCCTCCACCAGGCCCTGGATCATGGCCTCCACCGCTCGGTCGTGGGCGTAGGTGAAGAGGATCTTGCCCAGAAAGATTTCCGGCCGATAGCCCCTCCCCTTGAGCTCCCGGATGGGGCGGAGGTAGCCCGTGTTGGACAAGGGGTCCACAAAGGCCATGGTGGCTCCCGCCAGATCCTCCAGGCTTTGTCGGTCCGAGGTGGCCGGCACGATGACCACGCCGCGGTACCGGGTCCAGCTTGCGGGCACCGACTGGGCGATGACCTCCCCGTAACCCTCCGCTACCGCTTTGGCTGCAGCGAAGGTGCATAGGAAGGCTATGTCCACTTGGCCCTTGTGCAGAAGGTCCAGCACCTCCCCGTACCCCCTCCGCCCCAATACCGTGGCCTGGGGCCAGAGGGTGTGGGCCAGGGTCCAGTAGGGGTAGCTCCTTTTGGGGGAGAGGATGCCCGCCACGGCGATGCGCAGGGTGGCTTCTTCCTCGAGGCGGATGGGGGGAAGGGGAGCCAAGGGCCCGGCTTCCGGGATCCGGGCGCAGCCCAGGAGGAGAAACACCAGGAGCCAGATTCGGGCCATGTCTTTAGTATGCCCAGGCTTGCCCGTGACGAAGGTCCCGGGGTTTGTAGGTGTTTTCCCGAGGACACCCGTCCGGGGGGGTTGTCGGAGAAACGCCGATGAAGACCGCTTTTGATTTTCCTAACCTGGCCGTGGAGGTGGGTATGAACGAGGTGGAAAGCCGCAGGGCCTTTCTGGAGAAGGTGGCCTCCACGGTCTTCGCCGGCGTGGTGCTGGGCGGTCAGCCGGTGAAGGCTGGGGCCGAACCTTCCAAGGTGGAGCTACCCCCAAGACCCCCCGATGGGCCCATCCTACCCGAGCTGGAGTATGAGGATGTTCTTTTGCGCATGCAACGGGATCTGGAGCGGGCCCTGAACAAGGGCACCACCCCCAAGTGGGTCATGGTGATCGACACCCGCAAGTGCGTGGGTTGCCACGCCTGCACCATTTCCTGTGCCGTGGAGAACAAGCTTCCCCCTGGGGTGGTCTACCGTCCTGTGGTGGAGGAGCAGGTGGGTGTCTACCCGCGGGTAACCTGGAAGTTCCTGCCCCGGCCTTGCATGCAGTGCGACAACCCTCCTTGCGTTCCCGTCTGCCCGGTGGGGGCTACTTGGAAGCGGGAAGACGGCATCGTGGAGATCGACTACGACGCCTGTATCGGCTGCCGCTACTGCCTGGTTTCCTGCCCCTATCAGGCCCGCACCTTCGACTTTGGGGAGAATTGGACGCAGGATACTCCGGGCCATGGGCAGATGCCCTACGAGGAACTTCCCACATTTGAGTGGGGTGAAGTTCACGTGCATAAGGAAGGGTTGACCCCCGGTAGCCCCGTGGGCAACGCCCGCAAGTGCAGCTTCTGCTTGCACCGCATCGAGCACGGGCTTTTGCCCCAGTGCGTGACCACCTGCATCGGTCGGGCTACCTTTTTCGGGGATGCCTCCGATCCGGAAAGCCTGGTTTTCCAGCTCATCCACCAGCCCAATGTCATGCGGCTTAAGGAAGAGCTGGGTACGGAACCCAGGGTCTACTACCTGGTGTAAAGGAGGGCAAGGATGCGCGTTTGGGGTCGGATCCTCTACGGGGTTTTAGCGGCCATAGGCCTTGTGGGTTTCTTCTTGCGCTTCGCCACCGGCCACCAACTGGCGGGATACGGCAGCTACGTGCCCTGGGGTCTATGGGTGGCCGCGTATATCTACTTCATTGGCCTCTCGGCGGGAGCTTTCCTGCTTTCCGCCTTGGTCTATGTCTTTGGGGTGCGCAAGCTGGAGCCCATCGCTCCCTTGGCCCTGGTGGTGGCCTTGGCCAGCCTACTAATGGCTCTGGTTACCATCTGGTTTGACCTGGGACACATGGAGCGGTTTTATTACGTCTACCTGAGGCCCAACTTCCGCTCCATGATGGCCTGGATGGTGTGGCTTTATACCGCCTATGGGTTGCTCCTTCTTGCGGAGCTCTACTACGCCCTGAGGCGCCACCTGCCCCGGTATGCGGATAGGGGTGGCATAACCGGATTTCTGGCGCGCTTCCTCGTCAAGGGGCGGAAGACCCCCTTTACTCAGGAGGAGATCCAGCGGGACGAGGGCATCACCAGGGTTTTGGGGACCATTGGCGTCCCCTTGGCTATCGCCTTCCACGGGGGTGTGGGTGCCCTCTTCGGCACGGTGGTGGCCCAGGATCTGTGGCATAGCCCCATCTACCCCATCCTCTTTCTCACGGGTGCCCTCCTCTCGGGCGGGGCGCTGATGACCGCAGCCTACGTGTTCTTCTGGCCCAGGAAGGACGGGGAGTGGAGGGAGCTTAGCCTTCTCCTGGGCCGGATCGTGTTAGGGCTTATCCTTTTTGACCTCCTCTTGGAGTGGGCGGAGTACTCCATTCCCATGTGGTACGGGGTGGGTTCCGAGTTCAAGGCGCTGCGGAATACCCTGTTCGGCCCCTTCTGGTACGTGTACTGGGTGTTCCACATCCTGCTCGGGGTGGTGGTTCCCATCTGGCTCCTGTTGGCCTTTGGCTTGCGGGGCCGGATGGGGGCCGTAGGTCTCGCCAGCTTTCTGGTGGCCTTCACCTTCCTGGCCATCCGCCTCAACCTGGTCATTCCCAGCCTGGTCCACCCCAAGCTGGAGGGCCTGGTAAACGCTTACCGGGACCATCGCCTTGTCTTTGCCTACCTCCCCACCTGGTTTGAATGGAGCGTGGTGGTCTTTTCGGTGGTGCTGGGCTTTACCGTGACCTACATTCTGGTGCGTGTTTTGCCCGTGATCGAGGGCAAGCTTCTAAAGGAGGTGGCGTGATGCTTTCCCGGCGGGAACTGATCAAGCTGGGCGCCCTTTCCGGAAGCGGGGTTCTTCTGGGGGAGAAGGCCACAGAACTCCTTTCCAAAGCCGAGGCGGCGGCTCAAAGGACTCCTGGCTTCTATCCTCTGAACGATCCAGAAAATCAGATCTATTCGGTTTGCCTCCAGTGCAACACCGGCTGCCCCATCAAGGTAAAGATCTACGAGGGGGTGGCGGCGAAGATAGACGGGAGCCCTTATTCGCCTTGGACCCTCTACCCGCACCTTCCCTTGGGAACATCGGTGGAGAAAGCAGCCAAGGTGGATGGGGGTATCTGCCCCAAGGGGCAGTCTGGTTTGCAGACGGCCTATGATCCTTACCGCATACGCAAGGTTCTCAAGCGGGCAGGCCCCAGGGGAAGCGGCAAGTGGAAGGAGATTCCCTTCGAACAGGCGGTGAGGGAGATTGCCGAAGGAGGGAAGCTCTTTGCCGAAATCGGGGACGAACGGGTCTATCCGGGTCTGAAGGAGGTCTGGGCCCTGAGGGACCCCAAGGTGATGAAGGCCATGAAGGCCCGGGTGGAGGAAATTTGGCAGGAAAAGGATCCAGCCAAGAAAAAGGCCTTGGTGGAGGGCTTTAAGGAGGAATTCAAGGACTACCTGGACACACTCATCGACCCCGATCACCCCGACCTGGGACCCAGGAACAATCAGGTGGTCTTTGCCTATGGCCGCCTAAAGGCCGGGCGGAGTGAGTTCTTCAAGTGGTTCTTCCAGAACGGCCTGGGTACCGTTAATTTCCACGGGCACACCACCGTGTGCCAGGGCTCCCTCTACTTCACGGGCAAGGCCATGAGCTACCAGCTGGCCTACGACGAGAAGAAGGGGGAGTACACCTGGACGGGGGCCGAGAAGTTCTACTGGCAGGCGGACCTGACGGGGGCGGAATTCGTCATCTTCGTGGGGTCCAACATCTTTGAGGGCAACTACGGTCCGCCCCTCCGGGTGAAGGAGGTTACCCAGGGATCGGCAACCGGGAAGTTGAGGTATGTGGTCCTGGACCCCCGAGCCCAAAAGGGCGTGGCCCATGCCACCAAGTGGATCCCCACCAAGTCGGGCTACGATGCCGCCGTTGCCTTTGGCATGATGCGTTGGATGTTTGCGAAGGGGCGGTTTGACGCCCGCTTCCTCTCTGCCGCCAACAAAGGAGCGGCCAAGGCCATTGGCGAGCCCAGCTGGACCAACGCCACCTGGCTGGTGGAGATAGACGAGAAGGGCTTTCCCGCCAAGCTTCTGCGCATGAGCCACCTGGGAATGGCTCCCGAGGTCCGGGTCATGGACGGCAAGGAGGTGGTCTTCGACCATCCCATTGTCTTGGTGCAGGGGAAACCCACCCCGGTGGACCCGCAGAGCGAGGATAAGCCGGTTTTCGGAGACCTCTTTGTGGACACCACCCTTAACGGCATCCGGGTGAAGAGCGCCCTCCAGCTGATTCGGGAGGAGGCCTTCAGCCGGAGCCTCGAGGAGTGGGCGGAGCTTGCGGGGGTTGAGCCCGAGGAGATCGTCTGGCTGGCCCATGAGTTCACCAGCCACGGCAAAAGGGCGGTGGTGGATATCCACCGGGGAGCCAGCCAGCACACCAACGGCTTCTACAACGCCTTTGCCTGGAATGTTCTTAACGCCTTGATTGGCAACTACGACCACCATGGTGGGTACGTCCGGGCCAGCACCTATGACATCACAGGCAAGAAGGCGGAAGGGCCCTTCTACCTGGACAAGCTCCACCCCAATAAGCTGGAGCCCTTCGGTATCAGCATCATCCGCCATGAGGTGGACTACGAAAAAACGACCCTCTTTGAGGGCTATCCCGCCAAACGTCCCTGGTTCCCCCACAGCTCGGACATCTACCAGGAGATTCTGCCCTCCGCTGCCCAAGGGTACCCGTACCCGGTGAAGATCCTTTTCCACTACATGGGCTCCCCTGCCTATGCCCTTCCCGCCGGCCACACCCAGATCCAGGCCATGCTGGACCCCGCCAGGATTCCCCTCATCGTGGCCTTTGACATCGTGGTCGGGGATACGTATCTCTACGCTGACTACATTATTCCCGATCTCTCCTACCTGGAGCGCTGGGAGTTCCATGGAAGCCACCCCAACGTGATCTGGAAGGTGCAAACCGTGCGGCAGCCCACTATCGCACCCATTCCTGAGGAGGTGAAGGTCTTTGGGGAGGGGATGCCCCTGTCCGCAGAGGCCTTCCTACTGGCCCTGGCGGAGCACTTGGGGGTGCCGGGATTTGGGGAGAAGGGCTTTGCCAACGGCATGCCCTTCCGCAGGCCCGAGGACTTCTACCTGAAGATGGTGGCCAACCTGGCGTTTGGCGAGAAGGCGGATGGGTCGGATGCGGTGCCTGAGGCCGACGACAGGGAAATGGAAATCTTCAGGCAAGCCCGCCGCCACCTGCCCCCCTCGGTGTTCGACCTGGAGAAGTGGAAAGCGGCCATCGGGGATGAGGGTCTTTTCCGTCGAGCGGTGTATGTTCTTAACCGGGGTGGGCGTTTCCAGGCCTTTGAGAAGGCCTTTAAGCCCGACGGCACCCTGGCTAATGCCTACGGCAGGCAGATCAACCTCTACCTGGAGAAGCACGCCAAGAGCAAGAACAGCATGACCGGCAAGCCCTACTGGCCCTTACCCCGCTTCTTCACCCCCTACACGGATGCCTTGGGCCAGCCCATCCAGGACGAGGAAAAGGGTTTCGAGCTCACCCTGATCACCCACCGCTGGATCACCATGACCAAGAGCCGGACCATTTCCAACTACTGGCTCCTTAACATCACCCCCGAGAACTACATTGCCATCAACCCCGAGGATGCCAAGCGGTTGGGTTTCAAGGATGGGGAGCTGGTCAAGGTGGTTTCCGCCAGCAACGAGGCGGGGATTTGGGACCTAGGGCCTTTGGGCAAAAAGCCCATGGTGGGCAAGGTGAAGGTCATGGAGGGCATCCGCCCCGGGCATCTGGCCTTTGCCTTGGGTTTTGGCCACTGGGCCTATGGCGCAAGCGACCTGGAGATCAACGGCCAGGTGATCAAGCCTGACCTTAGGCGGGCTACAGGTATCCATGCCAATGCTGCCATGCGGGTGGACCCCGTCCTTAAGGACGTGGGGCTGACGGACATTACCGGAGGAAGCGCTGTCTTCTACGATTCCAAGGTGCGCTTGGTGCGCCCTACCCCTGAGGAAGCCCGGACTTATGGGGAGGGAGTGCGGAGGGTGGCCCTCGAGGGCCCAGCGGGCGTCCGGGCCAAGGAGATACTGGAAAAAGCCCTTAAGGCCGCCCGAGGGGAGCTGGAACCGGAGGCCTTGAGGCGGGAGGTGGCAAGCCAGCTGGGTCTGAGCCAAAAGGTCTAGCAGCCGAGGGGCCAGGCTCCAGGGGATGACATCCCCTGGAGCCTTTGCCCTAGACGGGGGTCGGCCGGTGAGGTACATTTGTCCCGTGGACCCCGGCGAACTCCTCGACCTCCTCAAGGGGCGCACCGGCTTTACCGAGGCCCACGCCGCCCTCCTGCGGGAGCTGGGCCAGGTGATGGCCCCCATCGCCCCCGAGGTGGCCCTGGCCTTCTACGACTACCTGGGGCGGGATCCGGAGCTTTCGGAAATCCTTCACGCCGTGCCCGGCAGGGTGGAGAGGCTTTACGGCACCTTTGCCCACTGGTACGGGGAGCTTTTCTCGGGCACCTACGACCGCGCCTATGCGGAAAGGCGGCGTCGCATCGGGCTGGTGCACGCCAGGCTCGGCATCGGCCCCCGGGCCATGATCCCAGCCATGGGGATCGTGCAGGAGCTTTCCCTGGAGCACCTGCGCACCGCCTTACGCGGTCCCGAGGTTTTTAGTGCGGTGGAGGCCTTTGAGAAGATCGTGGCCGTGGAGATCGGGCTCATCGAGGAGAGCTACCTGGAGGCCCTCGCCCTGGGGTTTGCCCTGGGCCACCGGGACCTGCGGCGGGCCTTGGCCGAGGGGGCGGCGGCCCTCCTCGCGCCACCCCACCCGGGCCCGGGTAGAGGCCCCGGCTGATACCCTTTGCCGCTCCATCCCTCATCCCCTTCCCCAAGGCGGGCCCTTACCCACGGCCTCTGCCCTCCTCCGCAAAGCGCTTCCCCCCCTCTCCGAGAACCCCGGGCTTGCCTGGAGGTGCCCCCTGGGGGCTCCCCTCAGGGCTCCCGGGCCAGGTCGTTGAAGCGCACGTGCTGGGCGTGGAACTGGAGCTCTACGGTGCCCGTGGGCCCGTTCCGTTGCTTGCCCACGATGATTTCGGCGATCCCGGCCTTTTCGGAGTGGGGGTTGTAGTACTCGTCCCGGTAGATGAACATGACCAGGTCCGCGTCCTGCTCGATGGAGCCCGACTCCCTTAGGTCCGAGAGCATGGGGCGCTTGTTGGGCCTGGCCTCCACCGCCCGGGAGAGCTGGCTCAGGGCGATGACCGGGATGTGGAGCTCCCGGGCCAGGGCCTTGAGCCCCCGGGAGATGGCGGCGATCTCCTGCTGGCGGTTCTCCCCCCCCTTGCCCGCGCCGGGCCCGGACATGAGCTGCAGGTAGTCGATGACCAGGAGGCCCACCCGGTGCTGGCTTCTGAGCCTGCGGGCCCGGGCCCGGAGTTCCAGGAGGGTCAGGTCGGGGGTGTCGTCGATGAAGATGGGGGCTTCGGCCAGGCGCCCGG encodes the following:
- the nrfD gene encoding NrfD/PsrC family molybdoenzyme membrane anchor subunit encodes the protein MRVWGRILYGVLAAIGLVGFFLRFATGHQLAGYGSYVPWGLWVAAYIYFIGLSAGAFLLSALVYVFGVRKLEPIAPLALVVALASLLMALVTIWFDLGHMERFYYVYLRPNFRSMMAWMVWLYTAYGLLLLAELYYALRRHLPRYADRGGITGFLARFLVKGRKTPFTQEEIQRDEGITRVLGTIGVPLAIAFHGGVGALFGTVVAQDLWHSPIYPILFLTGALLSGGALMTAAYVFFWPRKDGEWRELSLLLGRIVLGLILFDLLLEWAEYSIPMWYGVGSEFKALRNTLFGPFWYVYWVFHILLGVVVPIWLLLAFGLRGRMGAVGLASFLVAFTFLAIRLNLVIPSLVHPKLEGLVNAYRDHRLVFAYLPTWFEWSVVVFSVVLGFTVTYILVRVLPVIEGKLLKEVA
- a CDS encoding molybdopterin-dependent oxidoreductase, whose protein sequence is MLSRRELIKLGALSGSGVLLGEKATELLSKAEAAAQRTPGFYPLNDPENQIYSVCLQCNTGCPIKVKIYEGVAAKIDGSPYSPWTLYPHLPLGTSVEKAAKVDGGICPKGQSGLQTAYDPYRIRKVLKRAGPRGSGKWKEIPFEQAVREIAEGGKLFAEIGDERVYPGLKEVWALRDPKVMKAMKARVEEIWQEKDPAKKKALVEGFKEEFKDYLDTLIDPDHPDLGPRNNQVVFAYGRLKAGRSEFFKWFFQNGLGTVNFHGHTTVCQGSLYFTGKAMSYQLAYDEKKGEYTWTGAEKFYWQADLTGAEFVIFVGSNIFEGNYGPPLRVKEVTQGSATGKLRYVVLDPRAQKGVAHATKWIPTKSGYDAAVAFGMMRWMFAKGRFDARFLSAANKGAAKAIGEPSWTNATWLVEIDEKGFPAKLLRMSHLGMAPEVRVMDGKEVVFDHPIVLVQGKPTPVDPQSEDKPVFGDLFVDTTLNGIRVKSALQLIREEAFSRSLEEWAELAGVEPEEIVWLAHEFTSHGKRAVVDIHRGASQHTNGFYNAFAWNVLNALIGNYDHHGGYVRASTYDITGKKAEGPFYLDKLHPNKLEPFGISIIRHEVDYEKTTLFEGYPAKRPWFPHSSDIYQEILPSAAQGYPYPVKILFHYMGSPAYALPAGHTQIQAMLDPARIPLIVAFDIVVGDTYLYADYIIPDLSYLERWEFHGSHPNVIWKVQTVRQPTIAPIPEEVKVFGEGMPLSAEAFLLALAEHLGVPGFGEKGFANGMPFRRPEDFYLKMVANLAFGEKADGSDAVPEADDREMEIFRQARRHLPPSVFDLEKWKAAIGDEGLFRRAVYVLNRGGRFQAFEKAFKPDGTLANAYGRQINLYLEKHAKSKNSMTGKPYWPLPRFFTPYTDALGQPIQDEEKGFELTLITHRWITMTKSRTISNYWLLNITPENYIAINPEDAKRLGFKDGELVKVVSASNEAGIWDLGPLGKKPMVGKVKVMEGIRPGHLAFALGFGHWAYGASDLEINGQVIKPDLRRATGIHANAAMRVDPVLKDVGLTDITGGSAVFYDSKVRLVRPTPEEARTYGEGVRRVALEGPAGVRAKEILEKALKAARGELEPEALRREVASQLGLSQKV
- a CDS encoding protoglobin domain-containing protein; its protein translation is MDPGELLDLLKGRTGFTEAHAALLRELGQVMAPIAPEVALAFYDYLGRDPELSEILHAVPGRVERLYGTFAHWYGELFSGTYDRAYAERRRRIGLVHARLGIGPRAMIPAMGIVQELSLEHLRTALRGPEVFSAVEAFEKIVAVEIGLIEESYLEALALGFALGHRDLRRALAEGAAALLAPPHPGPGRGPG
- a CDS encoding PhnD/SsuA/transferrin family substrate-binding protein: MARIWLLVFLLLGCARIPEAGPLAPLPPIRLEEEATLRIAVAGILSPKRSYPYWTLAHTLWPQATVLGRRGYGEVLDLLHKGQVDIAFLCTFAAAKAVAEGYGEVIAQSVPASWTRYRGVVIVPATSDRQSLEDLAGATMAFVDPLSNTGYLRPIRELKGRGYRPEIFLGKILFTYAHDRAVEAMIQGLVEAAAVDGMVLDAMIRKDAGLKEKIRVIWEGPEDPPPPVVVRKGVAPELKREILKRLEEAGQLPEAGIAGFASASDAEYRRFLLGF
- a CDS encoding 4Fe-4S dicluster domain-containing protein, producing MNEVESRRAFLEKVASTVFAGVVLGGQPVKAGAEPSKVELPPRPPDGPILPELEYEDVLLRMQRDLERALNKGTTPKWVMVIDTRKCVGCHACTISCAVENKLPPGVVYRPVVEEQVGVYPRVTWKFLPRPCMQCDNPPCVPVCPVGATWKREDGIVEIDYDACIGCRYCLVSCPYQARTFDFGENWTQDTPGHGQMPYEELPTFEWGEVHVHKEGLTPGSPVGNARKCSFCLHRIEHGLLPQCVTTCIGRATFFGDASDPESLVFQLIHQPNVMRLKEELGTEPRVYYLV